From Candidatus Rubrimentiphilum sp., one genomic window encodes:
- a CDS encoding transketolase — protein MPALSPARLTELKLHANLVRQGIIRSLLAAGSGHSAGPLDMADVFTAMYEHVLRHKPDQPEWEDRDRLLLSCGHIAPVRYSAMAYGGYFPVEELLTLRKFGTRLQGHPERVRLPAVETTSGPLGEGLAQGTGMALAAKMDGKDWRVYVVTSDAEHQCGLHWEAAMTAPKFKLDNLIAIVDRNFIQIDGSTEDVMPLEPFADKYRAFNWEVFECDGNDIAQFIETMDKARAVKRKPSVIIANTVPGKGVSYMEGDYTWHGKPPNKEQADQALRELQAERERIA, from the coding sequence ATGCCCGCGCTCTCGCCTGCCCGTCTGACCGAACTCAAGCTGCACGCGAACCTCGTCCGGCAAGGGATCATTCGATCGCTGCTGGCCGCCGGATCGGGACATTCGGCCGGCCCGCTGGATATGGCCGACGTCTTTACGGCGATGTACGAACACGTCTTGCGCCACAAGCCGGATCAGCCCGAGTGGGAGGACCGCGATCGCTTGCTGCTTTCGTGCGGCCACATCGCGCCGGTCCGGTACAGCGCGATGGCCTATGGCGGATACTTTCCGGTCGAGGAACTGCTGACGCTGCGCAAATTCGGTACGCGGCTGCAAGGCCACCCCGAACGCGTGCGTCTGCCCGCGGTGGAAACGACCTCGGGACCGTTGGGCGAAGGGCTGGCGCAAGGCACCGGCATGGCGCTGGCCGCGAAGATGGACGGCAAGGACTGGCGCGTCTACGTCGTGACCTCGGATGCGGAACATCAATGCGGCCTGCATTGGGAGGCGGCGATGACGGCTCCCAAATTCAAGTTGGATAATTTGATCGCGATCGTCGATCGCAATTTCATTCAAATCGACGGCAGCACGGAAGACGTCATGCCGCTCGAACCCTTCGCCGACAAATACCGGGCGTTCAACTGGGAAGTCTTCGAGTGCGACGGCAACGACATCGCGCAGTTCATCGAGACGATGGACAAGGCGCGAGCGGTCAAACGCAAGCCGAGCGTCATCATCGCCAACACGGTGCCCGGCAAAGGCGTCAGTTATATGGAAGGCGACTACACCTGGCACGGTAAGCCGCCCAACAAAGAGCAGGCGGATCAGGCGCTGCGCGAGCTCCAAGCCGAACGGGAACGGATCGCATGA
- a CDS encoding SCO family protein → MLTRFKHAGAAIVLTVAALALPASAREQLPRLVDQTGRAFTFASLAGTPLVVTFVAAHCTDACPLVNAQFAQAARQLASEHRRIRLLTITLDPENDPPSVMRALAHTFRADPRVWIVAGGTVRDVHRVMQGFGVVAQRGRKGYADVHTTFVYFIDARGSLRKTMLASTDLGTQLVAEVHSNWRTLMQ, encoded by the coding sequence TTGCTAACCCGTTTCAAGCACGCCGGCGCGGCGATCGTATTGACGGTCGCCGCGCTGGCCCTCCCGGCCTCCGCGCGCGAACAGCTGCCGCGACTCGTCGATCAAACGGGGCGCGCTTTTACGTTTGCGTCGTTGGCCGGCACGCCGCTCGTCGTCACCTTCGTGGCGGCGCATTGCACTGACGCCTGTCCGCTGGTCAACGCGCAGTTTGCTCAAGCGGCGCGGCAGCTCGCGAGCGAGCATCGCAGGATACGGCTTCTGACGATAACCCTCGATCCCGAAAACGATCCGCCGTCCGTCATGCGCGCGCTCGCGCACACATTTCGCGCCGATCCGCGCGTCTGGATCGTCGCCGGCGGTACGGTCCGGGACGTGCATCGCGTGATGCAAGGCTTCGGCGTCGTAGCTCAGCGCGGCCGCAAAGGGTACGCCGACGTGCACACGACGTTCGTCTATTTCATCGATGCGCGCGGCTCTTTACGGAAAACGATGCTGGCGTCCACGGATCTCGGCACACAGCTGGTTGCCGAAGTGCACTCGAACTGGCGCACGCTTATGCAATGA
- a CDS encoding response regulator transcription factor: MRILVIEDNASVAAAVRTMLERRKYAVDVAADGEAGLEHLLRQVYDAAIVDVVLPKRDGFALAKAARDAGVQTPILMLTALDAVENRVRGLDCGADDYLVKPFVEEELFARLRAVTRRADRPVREKLRAGALEIDAAGREATVAGKPLQLGATEFRMLEFLTRNAGIAFSRERLLEHLWEYDFEGTSNIVDVYVSQLRRKLKRAGAGEVIHTVWGVGYKLEA, translated from the coding sequence ATGAGGATCCTGGTGATCGAGGACAACGCCTCGGTCGCCGCGGCGGTGCGCACGATGCTCGAACGGAGAAAATATGCCGTCGACGTCGCCGCGGATGGTGAAGCGGGCTTGGAGCATTTGCTGCGGCAGGTGTACGATGCGGCGATCGTCGACGTCGTGCTGCCCAAACGCGACGGCTTTGCGCTCGCCAAGGCGGCGCGCGACGCCGGCGTGCAGACGCCCATCCTGATGCTGACGGCACTGGACGCCGTGGAGAACCGCGTTCGCGGATTGGACTGCGGCGCGGACGACTATCTGGTGAAGCCGTTCGTGGAAGAAGAATTGTTCGCGCGGCTGCGCGCCGTTACGCGGCGCGCGGATCGTCCCGTTCGCGAAAAACTTCGCGCGGGCGCGCTGGAGATCGACGCCGCCGGACGCGAGGCGACGGTAGCGGGCAAGCCGCTGCAGTTGGGCGCGACCGAGTTCCGGATGCTGGAGTTTCTGACGCGCAACGCGGGCATCGCTTTTTCGCGCGAACGCCTGCTCGAGCACTTATGGGAGTACGACTTCGAGGGAACGAGCAACATCGTCGACGTCTACGTGAGTCAGCTTCGCCGCAAACTCAAGCGCGCGGGCGCGGGTGAAGTCATTCATACAGTCTGGGGCGTCGGATACAAGTTGGAAGCGTGA
- a CDS encoding carboxypeptidase-like regulatory domain-containing protein: MKRLLTFPALLLTLAAAPAPLVVGSVRDQTGAPIPGATVAAGGVRTTTAADGTFALQAGGTDAIRISCAYCLPAIVRVAGSEPVVAIVRRYQALLGTGPSQDDLRSLPYGRAESAVSLQPFVVLNDNRAFLPGPRLSDRGASRQGGVILDDGIPNYDIVANVSGLPTMPLFTLRRSEVFSAGETSYYGDQVSGGIFSLSDLPQQGLDAFAIGGKEAAFRAAFAGMGGAYAAATSGNAFDTRARAAAQVQTAIGTDSLESTFLAARANIRQGPTSIGQDMEGFRAQYTRIRDTALAATLVADRAGYDTSSPLTALWTDVAGELNVSSQTRVQVFGDFGFRRSTGRYAADTFGLRVAGTAGQTHLDVGAQTHGDRYDVRAGIGAYTIAYNGGAGGAVLPMSAQAISPSLYVSYDLSPQWNVEVYAGGSFRLPTLLEAYATNVAAGPLPIDRYAQFTQTVSYTDLRRLKISVTSMNESLSSLDNGTVRAIGFSFSWQIAPAISLRAWTLYFNDQTQAYESLLRFGRPAQSGTPGSLWLTYENPSGLRLDGIYRADLLDALPNRHVDASLSAPLADRMRWFVGTERRRDTRYVDAGIRFEGP, encoded by the coding sequence GTGAAACGTCTCCTTACATTTCCGGCCCTCTTGCTTACCCTCGCCGCGGCGCCCGCGCCGCTGGTGGTCGGTTCGGTGCGGGACCAGACGGGCGCCCCCATCCCCGGAGCCACCGTGGCGGCAGGCGGCGTCCGGACGACGACCGCCGCGGATGGGACTTTTGCCCTGCAGGCCGGCGGCACGGACGCGATCCGCATCAGCTGCGCCTACTGCCTTCCGGCGATCGTACGCGTGGCCGGTTCCGAACCGGTGGTCGCGATCGTCCGCCGCTACCAGGCACTGCTCGGAACGGGCCCGTCGCAAGACGATCTGCGTTCGCTGCCATATGGCCGAGCCGAATCCGCGGTTTCCCTGCAGCCGTTCGTCGTCCTAAACGACAACCGCGCATTCTTGCCCGGCCCGCGTCTCTCCGATCGCGGCGCCTCGCGGCAGGGCGGCGTGATCTTAGATGACGGCATACCGAATTACGACATCGTCGCCAACGTCTCGGGCCTTCCGACGATGCCGCTCTTCACGCTGCGCCGTTCCGAAGTTTTTTCAGCCGGTGAAACGTCGTATTACGGCGATCAGGTGAGCGGCGGCATCTTCTCGCTAAGCGATCTGCCGCAGCAAGGACTCGACGCCTTTGCGATCGGCGGAAAAGAGGCGGCGTTTCGCGCCGCGTTCGCCGGAATGGGCGGAGCATACGCCGCGGCAACGTCGGGCAATGCGTTCGACACACGTGCGCGCGCCGCAGCCCAAGTGCAGACGGCGATCGGAACCGATTCGCTGGAAAGCACGTTCCTGGCGGCTCGCGCGAACATCAGGCAAGGACCGACGTCGATCGGGCAAGATATGGAAGGTTTTCGCGCACAGTACACGCGCATTCGCGACACCGCACTTGCGGCCACGCTGGTCGCCGATCGCGCCGGTTACGACACGAGCAGCCCGCTGACGGCGTTATGGACCGACGTCGCGGGCGAGTTGAACGTATCGTCGCAAACGCGCGTGCAAGTTTTTGGCGACTTCGGATTCCGCCGGTCGACGGGGCGCTATGCGGCCGACACGTTCGGCCTGCGCGTCGCCGGCACGGCCGGACAAACGCACCTGGACGTCGGAGCGCAGACGCACGGCGATCGCTACGACGTGCGCGCCGGAATCGGCGCGTATACGATCGCGTACAACGGCGGAGCCGGCGGAGCTGTTCTGCCGATGAGCGCACAAGCGATTTCGCCGTCGCTGTACGTATCGTACGATCTCTCGCCGCAATGGAATGTCGAGGTCTACGCCGGCGGCTCGTTCCGGCTCCCGACGCTGCTCGAAGCATACGCCACAAATGTCGCCGCGGGACCGTTGCCCATCGACCGGTACGCGCAGTTTACGCAGACCGTCAGCTATACCGATTTGCGCCGCTTGAAGATCTCGGTCACCTCCATGAACGAAAGCCTGAGTAGCCTCGACAACGGAACCGTGCGCGCCATAGGTTTTTCGTTCAGTTGGCAGATTGCGCCGGCGATTTCGCTGCGCGCTTGGACGCTCTACTTCAACGACCAAACGCAGGCGTACGAATCGCTGCTGCGTTTCGGCCGCCCCGCGCAATCGGGCACGCCGGGTTCGCTGTGGCTGACCTACGAGAACCCATCCGGTCTGCGGTTGGACGGGATCTACCGCGCGGATTTGCTCGATGCGCTCCCCAACCGGCACGTTGACGCATCGCTCTCCGCGCCGCTGGCCGATCGCATGCGCTGGTTCGTAGGCACCGAACGCCGGCGGGACACACGCTACGTTGACGCCGGAATAAGATTCGAGGGACCGTGA
- a CDS encoding plastocyanin/azurin family copper-binding protein, giving the protein MRALTCIAVIVLTACTNGGQATPAAGGGGAQIVDVNLTLDGSSQTAAGTAAGYAPATTNVAVGTMLRFVNTDGFAHTATLITGATTFPAGSPFTASAQTQTGSAISQNWSSGTLAAGASSQTLLVDHAGTYLFGCFFHYGAPMRAVIVAH; this is encoded by the coding sequence ATGAGGGCGTTGACATGCATTGCAGTGATCGTGCTGACGGCTTGCACGAACGGCGGTCAGGCCACACCGGCGGCGGGCGGCGGCGGTGCTCAAATCGTGGATGTAAATCTTACGCTCGACGGCAGTTCGCAGACGGCCGCGGGAACGGCCGCCGGTTACGCACCTGCTACTACCAACGTCGCGGTCGGCACCATGCTGCGTTTCGTCAATACGGACGGGTTCGCGCACACTGCGACGCTCATTACGGGAGCGACGACATTTCCGGCGGGATCGCCCTTTACGGCGTCGGCCCAAACGCAGACCGGGAGCGCCATCTCACAAAACTGGAGCAGCGGAACGCTCGCGGCCGGCGCGAGTTCGCAGACCCTGCTGGTCGACCACGCGGGGACGTATTTGTTCGGCTGTTTCTTTCACTACGGTGCGCCGATGCGGGCGGTGATCGTTGCGCACTAA
- a CDS encoding carboxypeptidase-like regulatory domain-containing protein: MNNAIRLIAIAAVLTLGLLPVAALAADQEVHGIVVDRDGKGIDKADVRFFTLDAREIAHGRTDKNGRFSISISSPPETWSIGASGYQTQTLRFLDLSRTIVLYPRDTKGPPKIEGADLAVLPYQDAGYAFGLVPFAVIQGGGSISVGDRGLSGSANALESNGTSFDQVPAHYLSFGGIADAFHAYRYTSGAAGHYTLGFDRAEGSVGQAGGGSLQIASVQGRLGDEALGYGTSSGDLTQISRFDLVSRSSMGAGTIFFKAANSFLTDSSGSTPALSNESSSELRLDEPWLGSTATFELKAKRKTKNKLNDYLEYDSEVVGEFRLRNDGALFGNDIGVKLTRDTGVRNYNPKVYSGVANESRIFASETYNGNRFSALASAAWYGLFDAGVTHKVPAGVSQHANGVAVSLGAVWQLGDRFALQATRGNVEDTPSVSDQFFGDPIPGLVLNRSNLTQGSLLYHSPGGFVAELTAYTEKYTTALPTTRLNGNGVAIDWPIARDWRLRAWTLSLRDTAAGVSQSDLGPSFGRDVAWLTYYGGRRTRFDVIYRRETDPVEMGRYIDADAALSIAPHITLIGTMEHHHATSTYGLSLSIDALKE, translated from the coding sequence GTGAACAACGCTATCCGTCTTATTGCAATCGCCGCAGTGCTGACGCTCGGCTTGCTGCCGGTCGCGGCACTCGCGGCCGATCAAGAGGTCCACGGCATCGTCGTCGATCGCGACGGCAAAGGCATCGACAAAGCGGACGTGCGCTTCTTCACGCTGGACGCGCGCGAGATTGCGCACGGCCGCACCGATAAGAACGGGCGCTTTTCGATAAGCATTTCCTCACCGCCTGAGACCTGGAGCATCGGCGCGTCCGGCTATCAAACGCAAACGTTGCGGTTTCTCGATCTCTCGCGCACGATCGTGCTGTATCCACGCGACACCAAAGGCCCGCCCAAGATCGAAGGCGCGGATTTGGCGGTCCTCCCCTATCAGGACGCCGGGTACGCGTTCGGACTCGTGCCGTTCGCCGTAATACAAGGCGGCGGCAGCATTTCGGTCGGCGATCGCGGCTTGAGCGGCAGCGCGAACGCGCTCGAGAGCAACGGCACCTCATTCGATCAGGTGCCCGCGCACTATCTGTCGTTCGGCGGCATTGCCGACGCGTTCCATGCTTATCGCTACACGAGCGGCGCGGCCGGGCATTACACGCTCGGTTTCGATCGCGCCGAGGGCAGCGTCGGGCAAGCCGGCGGCGGTTCGCTGCAGATCGCCTCGGTGCAAGGCCGTTTGGGCGACGAGGCGCTGGGATACGGCACCAGTAGCGGCGATCTGACGCAGATCTCGCGGTTCGATTTGGTGTCGCGCAGTTCGATGGGCGCAGGCACGATTTTTTTCAAAGCCGCAAACAGTTTTCTCACCGACTCGTCCGGCAGCACGCCGGCGCTCAGCAACGAATCGAGCTCGGAGCTGCGGCTCGACGAGCCATGGCTCGGCTCGACGGCCACGTTCGAACTCAAAGCCAAGCGTAAGACCAAGAATAAGTTGAACGATTACTTGGAGTACGACAGCGAAGTCGTGGGCGAGTTCCGGCTGCGCAACGACGGCGCACTCTTCGGGAACGACATCGGCGTGAAGCTGACGCGCGACACCGGCGTGCGCAATTACAATCCTAAAGTGTACAGCGGCGTGGCGAACGAAAGCCGGATCTTCGCAAGCGAAACCTACAACGGCAACCGGTTTTCGGCGTTGGCTTCGGCCGCGTGGTACGGGCTCTTCGACGCGGGCGTAACGCACAAAGTGCCGGCGGGCGTGAGTCAGCACGCCAACGGAGTCGCGGTTTCGCTCGGCGCCGTTTGGCAGCTCGGCGATCGCTTCGCACTCCAAGCCACGCGCGGCAACGTCGAAGACACACCGTCGGTGAGCGACCAGTTTTTTGGCGATCCGATTCCCGGACTCGTTCTCAACCGAAGCAATCTTACGCAGGGCTCGCTGCTCTATCACTCGCCGGGCGGATTCGTAGCCGAGCTGACTGCGTACACCGAAAAATACACCACGGCGCTTCCGACGACGCGCCTGAACGGCAACGGCGTCGCGATCGACTGGCCGATCGCGCGCGACTGGCGCCTGCGCGCGTGGACGCTATCGCTGCGCGACACCGCCGCCGGCGTGAGCCAAAGCGATCTCGGACCTTCGTTCGGCCGCGACGTCGCCTGGCTGACGTACTATGGCGGAAGACGGACCCGCTTCGACGTAATCTACCGCCGCGAAACCGATCCGGTTGAAATGGGACGCTACATTGACGCCGACGCCGCGCTTTCGATTGCGCCCCACATCACGCTGATCGGTACGATGGAGCATCATCACGCCACATCAACCTATGGTTTGAGTCTGAGCATCGACGCACTGAAAGAATGA
- a CDS encoding HAMP domain-containing sensor histidine kinase produces the protein MIGRLALRYLLVFAIVLALLSAGAYAFLGREYQAMLQPAIGTPEAARAYATAMSRVALTILAFDIPLLALVGGASWLLARASLAPLLAAREREREFAADAAHRLRSPLATIAAVAQAARPEAPDRLGQDFDTIAQAALDASQTVGELLTLSRPATSRLLQREPVDVAVLAKHVSKEFEARAAQRGLLIANRAQSAIVNGDERRLRELLRTLLENALRHARSAIVVDSRKNGSSVDLLISNDGDAVETAYRERIFERAFSGDGQGSGLGLAVVRWIARAHEGDAFVRDDERGGAQFVVRLPSIAE, from the coding sequence GTGATCGGCAGGCTCGCGCTCCGGTATCTGCTCGTCTTCGCGATCGTGCTCGCGCTGCTCAGCGCCGGCGCGTATGCGTTCTTGGGACGCGAGTATCAGGCGATGCTGCAGCCGGCGATCGGGACGCCCGAAGCGGCACGTGCCTACGCAACGGCAATGTCGCGCGTGGCGCTGACGATCTTGGCGTTCGACATTCCGCTGCTGGCGCTCGTGGGCGGCGCGTCGTGGCTGTTGGCGCGCGCTTCGCTTGCGCCGCTGCTGGCCGCGCGCGAGCGCGAACGCGAATTTGCAGCCGACGCCGCGCACCGCTTGCGTTCGCCGCTTGCGACGATCGCAGCGGTCGCACAGGCAGCGCGGCCGGAAGCGCCCGACCGCCTTGGGCAAGACTTCGACACAATCGCGCAAGCGGCGCTCGACGCATCGCAAACTGTCGGCGAATTGCTGACGCTGTCGCGGCCGGCTACGTCGCGGCTGCTGCAGCGCGAACCGGTCGACGTCGCGGTGCTGGCCAAGCACGTTTCGAAAGAGTTTGAAGCCCGCGCCGCGCAGCGCGGACTGCTGATTGCCAACCGTGCGCAAAGCGCGATCGTCAACGGCGACGAGCGCCGCCTGCGCGAGCTGCTGCGCACGTTGCTTGAGAACGCGCTGCGGCACGCGCGCAGCGCGATCGTCGTCGACTCGCGCAAGAACGGAAGCAGCGTGGACCTGTTGATCTCCAACGACGGCGACGCGGTCGAGACGGCATACCGGGAGCGGATCTTCGAGCGAGCGTTCAGCGGCGATGGCCAGGGCAGCGGTTTAGGTTTGGCGGTCGTGCGCTGGATCGCGCGCGCACACGAAGGCGACGCATTCGTGCGCGACGACGAGCGCGGCGGCGCGCAGTTCGTTGTGCGTCTGCCGTCCATCGCAGAATAA
- a CDS encoding DUF3566 domain-containing protein translates to MVTRLRHVAVVQLALVLAVIYACIGLIYGLVWWLVISPIMLAGIKSTMGGTSASAGMFAGMGVFAVVFFPIFFAIAGFIGGLLYAALYNLAARWTGGVEMTFEQAPVATG, encoded by the coding sequence ATGGTTACTCGCCTACGTCACGTTGCCGTCGTGCAGCTTGCCCTCGTCCTCGCCGTCATTTACGCATGCATTGGCTTGATTTATGGGTTGGTATGGTGGCTCGTCATAAGCCCAATCATGCTAGCCGGAATAAAAAGCACGATGGGTGGCACATCCGCCAGTGCGGGCATGTTTGCCGGCATGGGAGTATTCGCGGTAGTTTTCTTCCCGATCTTTTTCGCAATCGCGGGATTTATCGGGGGCCTGCTCTACGCGGCGCTCTATAATCTGGCCGCGCGCTGGACGGGCGGTGTTGAGATGACGTTCGAACAGGCTCCGGTCGCGACGGGTTAG
- a CDS encoding tetratricopeptide repeat protein, protein MRRSWLPLALFVFAASFLHARAQMYPSARPVPRTTSVPALRALAVQREVVERFHLGLAAEQRGDWQSAAAEFERVISLQPAEPQNSTARYDLAIAYANLHRLDDAARQLQDAIARDPGFLAAMANLIAVDLNRGDLRDARAVADRFVAAAPDSARALYERGLVALRSGDNATAENDFGRLLHANPAYAYAHYNLGLAQARANRFDSAEREFGLALDLAPGYARARFALGTVLLREGKRTQARVAFDMVAGDASGDPALRNLAVAMRDAIKSR, encoded by the coding sequence GTGAGACGGTCCTGGCTGCCGCTGGCGTTGTTCGTCTTCGCTGCTTCTTTCTTGCATGCGCGCGCGCAGATGTATCCGTCCGCGAGGCCGGTGCCGCGCACGACCAGCGTTCCGGCTTTGCGCGCACTGGCGGTTCAGCGCGAAGTCGTCGAGCGGTTTCATTTGGGATTGGCCGCCGAACAGCGCGGCGACTGGCAGTCCGCCGCCGCCGAATTCGAGCGCGTTATTTCGCTGCAGCCGGCTGAACCGCAGAACTCAACTGCGCGTTACGATCTCGCGATCGCTTACGCGAATTTGCACCGCCTCGACGACGCAGCGCGGCAATTGCAAGATGCGATCGCACGCGATCCCGGCTTCTTGGCAGCGATGGCAAACCTGATCGCCGTTGACTTAAATCGCGGCGACCTGCGCGATGCCCGGGCTGTAGCGGATCGCTTCGTCGCCGCCGCTCCCGACTCGGCACGCGCGCTCTACGAACGCGGACTGGTTGCGCTGCGATCGGGCGACAATGCAACGGCAGAGAACGACTTCGGGCGGCTGCTGCACGCGAATCCGGCGTACGCCTACGCTCACTACAATCTTGGTTTGGCGCAAGCGCGCGCCAATCGTTTCGACTCCGCCGAACGTGAATTCGGACTGGCGCTCGATCTGGCTCCGGGATACGCGCGTGCGCGTTTCGCGTTGGGGACGGTTCTGCTGCGTGAAGGGAAACGAACGCAGGCGCGGGTCGCCTTCGACATGGTGGCGGGCGACGCGTCCGGCGATCCGGCCTTACGCAACCTGGCCGTCGCAATGCGCGACGCCATCAAATCCCGCTAG
- a CDS encoding transketolase C-terminal domain-containing protein produces the protein MNLAVLSDPQSVKQVPTRNGFGEGVIEAGKKNRNVIAICADLSESTRMLGFKEALPDQYIEIGVSEQLLVAMAAGLASAGKIPFIASYAMFNPGRSWEQVRTTMALNETNVKIAGAHAGVSVGPDGATHQAIEDIAIMRCIPHMTVVVPCDSIQTKKATLAVAEMNGPVYLRFGREKTPVVTTEATPFELGKAQTFHEGGDVAIIACGILLYNALIAAETLAKDGIQCMVVNNHTVKPMDEEAVVAAAERCGAVVTVEEHQVSGGMGSRVAEILAQRRPTPIEFIGVQDRFGQSGDPAELIEYYGMGSDAIAAAVRRVIKRK, from the coding sequence ATGAACCTAGCCGTACTGAGTGATCCGCAGAGCGTCAAGCAGGTTCCGACGCGCAACGGCTTCGGTGAGGGCGTCATCGAGGCGGGCAAAAAGAACCGGAACGTGATCGCGATCTGCGCGGACCTTTCGGAGTCGACGCGCATGCTGGGCTTTAAGGAAGCGCTGCCCGATCAATACATCGAGATCGGCGTTTCGGAACAATTGCTGGTCGCCATGGCCGCCGGCCTGGCGAGCGCGGGCAAGATTCCGTTCATCGCCAGTTACGCGATGTTCAATCCGGGCCGTTCGTGGGAGCAAGTGCGCACCACCATGGCGCTGAATGAAACGAACGTCAAGATCGCCGGCGCGCACGCCGGCGTTTCGGTGGGTCCCGACGGCGCGACGCATCAAGCGATCGAGGACATCGCAATCATGCGCTGCATTCCGCACATGACCGTCGTGGTGCCGTGCGACTCGATTCAAACGAAGAAAGCGACGCTCGCGGTGGCGGAGATGAACGGGCCGGTCTACTTGCGTTTCGGGCGCGAAAAAACGCCGGTCGTCACCACCGAAGCGACGCCGTTCGAACTCGGCAAGGCTCAAACGTTCCACGAAGGCGGCGACGTGGCGATTATCGCGTGCGGCATTCTTCTGTACAACGCGTTGATCGCCGCCGAAACACTGGCGAAGGACGGCATCCAGTGTATGGTCGTCAACAATCATACCGTCAAACCGATGGACGAAGAGGCCGTCGTCGCGGCGGCGGAACGCTGCGGCGCCGTTGTAACGGTCGAGGAGCATCAGGTCTCCGGCGGCATGGGTTCGCGCGTCGCCGAGATCTTGGCACAGCGGCGTCCAACGCCGATCGAATTCATCGGCGTGCAGGATCGATTCGGACAATCCGGCGATCCGGCCGAGTTGATCGAGTACTACGGCATGGGTTCGGATGCGATCGCGGCGGCGGTCCGCCGCGTCATCAAACGGAAGTAG